In Cupriavidus taiwanensis, the following proteins share a genomic window:
- the era gene encoding GTPase Era, producing the protein MTESTHPQQDAADTPAAAFRCGTVAIVGRPNVGKSTLMNALVGQKISITSRKAQTTRHRIVGIQTTDDAQYVFVDTPGFQTRHASALNRSLNRAVTSTLSSVDLILFVVEAGYYGADDEKVLALLPKNTPVLLVTNKLDRIGENRSEVMMPFLEKMGQLFPFREVVPMSAKTRDHIARLFDIIRPYLPEGEPMYDADAMTDRSERFLASEIIREKVFRWTGDELPYTSTVIIDKFETEGRLRRVFATILVERDAHKAMIIGNKGSKLKQISTEARLDMEKLFDGKVYLEMWIKVKSGWADNEAGLRAYGYE; encoded by the coding sequence ATGACCGAATCTACCCATCCGCAGCAAGACGCGGCGGATACCCCGGCCGCGGCGTTCCGCTGCGGCACCGTGGCCATCGTCGGCCGCCCCAACGTGGGCAAGTCCACGCTGATGAACGCGCTGGTCGGCCAGAAGATCAGCATCACCTCGCGCAAGGCGCAGACCACGCGGCATCGTATCGTCGGGATCCAGACCACGGATGACGCGCAGTATGTGTTCGTCGACACGCCGGGTTTCCAGACCCGCCACGCCAGCGCGCTGAACCGTTCGCTGAACCGCGCGGTCACCTCGACGCTGTCGTCGGTTGACTTGATCCTGTTCGTGGTCGAGGCCGGTTACTACGGCGCCGACGACGAGAAGGTGCTGGCGCTGCTGCCGAAGAACACGCCGGTGCTGCTGGTGACCAACAAGCTCGACCGCATCGGCGAGAACCGCTCGGAAGTGATGATGCCCTTCCTGGAAAAGATGGGGCAGCTGTTCCCGTTCCGCGAAGTGGTGCCGATGTCGGCCAAGACCCGCGACCATATCGCGCGGCTGTTCGACATCATCCGGCCCTACCTGCCGGAAGGCGAGCCGATGTATGACGCCGATGCGATGACGGATCGCAGCGAGCGCTTCCTGGCCTCGGAAATCATCCGCGAGAAGGTGTTCCGCTGGACCGGCGATGAGCTGCCGTACACCAGCACCGTGATCATCGACAAGTTCGAGACCGAAGGCCGCCTGCGCCGCGTCTTTGCCACCATCCTGGTCGAGCGCGATGCGCACAAGGCCATGATCATCGGCAACAAGGGCAGCAAGCTCAAGCAGATCTCGACCGAGGCGCGCCTGGACATGGAAAAGCTGTTCGACGGCAAGGTCTACCTGGAAATGTGGATCAAGGTGAAGAGCGGCTGGGCCGACAACGAAGCCGGCCTGCGCGCATACGGCTACGAGTGA
- the rnc gene encoding ribonuclease III, producing MNLDALQQRLGYRFSKPELLQQALTHRSHSAQHNERLEFLGDSVLNCAVADMLYGMFGKLDEGDLSRVRANLVKQQALYEIAQMLQLSDTLRLGEGELKSGGFRRPSILADALEAIVGAVFLDAGFDAARALIRKLYIPILEQVDPRTLGKDAKTLLQEYLQGHKIALPQYNVIATHGAAHSQQFEVECTVPKLEVRVFGTGASRRAAEQAAAKLALDEVQKLVPQLLKRSRAERTGKTRKQPQPQDPQLSLRLKE from the coding sequence ATGAACCTCGACGCCTTGCAGCAACGACTCGGCTACCGATTCAGCAAGCCCGAATTGCTGCAACAGGCGCTGACGCACCGCAGCCACAGCGCCCAGCACAACGAACGCCTGGAATTTCTCGGCGACTCGGTGCTCAACTGCGCCGTGGCCGACATGCTTTATGGCATGTTCGGCAAGCTCGACGAGGGCGACCTGTCGCGGGTGCGGGCCAACCTGGTCAAGCAGCAGGCGCTGTACGAAATCGCCCAGATGCTGCAGCTGTCCGACACCCTGCGACTGGGCGAGGGCGAGTTGAAGAGCGGCGGCTTCCGCCGCCCGTCGATCCTGGCCGATGCGCTCGAAGCGATTGTCGGCGCGGTGTTCCTCGACGCCGGCTTCGACGCCGCGCGCGCACTGATCCGCAAGCTCTATATCCCGATCCTGGAGCAGGTCGATCCGCGCACGCTGGGCAAGGACGCCAAGACCCTGCTGCAGGAATACCTGCAGGGCCACAAGATTGCCCTGCCGCAATATAACGTAATCGCCACACACGGCGCCGCGCACAGCCAGCAGTTTGAAGTCGAGTGCACCGTGCCTAAACTGGAAGTCCGGGTGTTCGGCACCGGCGCGTCGCGGCGCGCCGCCGAGCAGGCCGCCGCCAAGCTGGCGCTCGATGAAGTCCAGAAGCTGGTGCCGCAGCTGCTCAAGCGCAGCCGCGCCGAGCGTACCGGCAAGACCCGCAAGCAACCCCAGCCGCAGGACCCGCAGCTGTCTCTCAGGTTGAAGGAATGA
- a CDS encoding DUF4845 domain-containing protein, translating into MGRFGKVGAGNHPAWRRAGAGGFSVWTLLVIVVFVVGVALPALRAIPSLVEYFSVKRAAGYAKQRAANKREVVEFFEKQAAIDRITAVKGEDLLIREDDNGTIQSVDFSYRTEVPVYGPLSLLITYSGTQH; encoded by the coding sequence ATGGGTCGATTTGGGAAGGTGGGGGCAGGAAACCATCCGGCATGGCGCCGGGCTGGCGCCGGCGGGTTTTCCGTGTGGACGCTGCTGGTGATCGTGGTGTTCGTGGTCGGCGTGGCCTTGCCGGCCCTGCGCGCGATCCCGAGCCTGGTGGAATATTTTTCGGTCAAGCGCGCCGCCGGCTATGCCAAGCAGCGCGCCGCCAACAAACGTGAAGTGGTCGAATTCTTCGAGAAGCAGGCCGCCATCGACCGCATTACCGCGGTCAAGGGCGAGGACCTGCTGATCCGGGAAGACGATAACGGCACCATCCAGTCGGTTGATTTCTCGTACCGTACCGAGGTGCCTGTCTACGGACCCCTGAGCCTGTTGATTACCTATTCAGGAACGCAGCACTGA
- the lepB gene encoding signal peptidase I — protein sequence MNFALILFVLVVITGVAWVADKLVFERQRRSSARLALAEFDSQQGRLQGSFGTADADATRKRLAEEKLRQPWWLEYSASFFPVILAVFVLRSFVVEPFKIPSGSMIPTLLIGDFILVNKYEYGIRLPVVNKKIMDMGEPQRGDVMVFRYPKDPSLDYIKRVIGVPGDVVQYANKRLTINGKPAEYTALPDFLDEERLAYSRHFREKLPGGVEHGILNDADRPAFIAGADPDFPYRDNCTYNQQGVTCKVPAGHYFVMGDNRDNSLDSRYWGFVPDQNIVGKAFVIWMNLGNFGRVGSFK from the coding sequence ATGAATTTTGCACTGATCCTTTTTGTGCTGGTGGTGATCACGGGCGTGGCGTGGGTGGCCGACAAGCTCGTGTTCGAGCGGCAGCGCCGCTCTTCGGCGCGGCTCGCGCTGGCCGAGTTCGATTCGCAGCAGGGCCGCCTGCAAGGCAGCTTCGGCACGGCCGATGCCGACGCCACGCGCAAGCGCCTGGCCGAGGAAAAGCTGCGCCAGCCGTGGTGGCTGGAGTATTCGGCCAGCTTCTTCCCGGTGATCCTGGCGGTGTTCGTGCTGCGCTCGTTCGTGGTCGAGCCGTTCAAGATTCCGTCCGGCTCGATGATCCCGACGCTGCTGATCGGCGACTTCATCCTCGTCAACAAGTACGAGTACGGCATCCGCCTGCCGGTGGTGAACAAGAAGATCATGGACATGGGCGAGCCCCAGCGCGGCGACGTGATGGTGTTCCGCTACCCGAAGGACCCGTCGCTCGACTACATCAAGCGCGTCATCGGCGTGCCGGGCGATGTGGTGCAGTACGCCAACAAGCGCCTGACCATCAACGGCAAGCCGGCCGAGTACACCGCGCTGCCGGACTTCCTCGACGAGGAGCGCCTGGCCTATTCGCGCCATTTCCGCGAAAAGCTGCCGGGCGGCGTCGAGCATGGCATCCTGAACGACGCCGATCGGCCCGCCTTTATCGCCGGCGCGGACCCGGATTTTCCGTACCGGGACAACTGCACCTACAATCAACAGGGTGTGACTTGCAAGGTACCCGCAGGTCACTATTTCGTCATGGGTGACAACCGCGACAACAGCCTGGATTCCCGCTACTGGGGCTTCGTGCCGGACCAGAACATCGTCGGCAAGGCATTCGTGATCTGGATGAACCTGGGCAATTTCGGACGCGTGGGATCGTTCAAGTAA
- the lepA gene encoding translation elongation factor 4 yields the protein MDHIRNFSIIAHIDHGKSTLADRIIQLCGGLSDREMEAQVLDSMDIEKERGITIKAQTAALSYKARDGQVYNLNLIDTPGHVDFSYEVSRSLSACEGALLVVDASQGVEAQTVANCYTAIELGVEVVPVLNKIDLPQADPDSAIQEIEDVIGIDAQDATPCSAKTGQGVQDVIEALIAKVPPPKGDADAPLQALIIDSWFDNYVGVVMLVRVVNGTLRTKDKVLLMATGAQHLVEQVGVFTPKSIQRDALTAGQVGFVIAGIKELKAAKVGDTITTVQRKAGAPLPGFKEVKPQVFAGLYPVEANQYEALRESLEKLRLNDASLMFEPEVSQALGFGFRCGFLGLLHMEIVQERLEREFDMDLITTAPTVVYQVQMRDGSTVTVENPAKMPDPSKIDAILEPIVTVNLYMPQEYVGSVITLCTQKRGTQINMSYHGKQVQLTYEIPMAEIVLDFFDRLKSVSRGYASMDYEFKEYRPSDVVKVDILINSDKVDALSVIVHRSNSQYRGREVAAKMREIIPRQMYDVAIQAAIGSNIIARENVKALRKNVLAKCYGGDISRKKKLLEKQKAGKKRMKQVGTVEIPQEAFLAILQVDDK from the coding sequence ATGGACCATATCCGTAATTTCTCGATCATTGCCCACATCGACCATGGGAAGTCCACCCTGGCCGACCGGATCATTCAGCTTTGCGGAGGGCTGTCGGATCGGGAGATGGAAGCGCAGGTTCTCGATTCGATGGATATCGAAAAAGAGCGCGGCATCACCATCAAGGCGCAGACCGCGGCGCTGAGCTACAAGGCGCGCGACGGCCAGGTCTATAACCTGAACCTGATCGACACCCCCGGACACGTCGACTTCAGCTATGAGGTCAGCCGCTCGCTGTCCGCCTGCGAAGGCGCGCTGCTGGTGGTCGACGCCTCGCAGGGCGTCGAAGCCCAGACCGTGGCCAACTGCTACACCGCAATCGAGCTGGGCGTGGAAGTGGTGCCGGTGCTGAACAAGATTGACCTGCCGCAGGCCGACCCGGACAGCGCGATCCAGGAGATCGAGGACGTCATCGGCATCGACGCGCAGGATGCCACGCCGTGCTCGGCCAAGACCGGCCAGGGCGTGCAGGACGTGATCGAGGCGCTGATCGCCAAGGTGCCACCGCCCAAGGGCGATGCCGACGCGCCGCTGCAGGCGCTGATCATCGACTCGTGGTTCGACAACTACGTCGGTGTGGTGATGCTGGTGCGCGTGGTCAACGGCACGCTGCGCACCAAGGACAAGGTGCTGCTGATGGCCACCGGCGCGCAGCACTTGGTCGAGCAGGTCGGCGTGTTCACGCCCAAGTCGATCCAGCGCGACGCGCTGACCGCGGGGCAGGTGGGCTTTGTCATCGCCGGCATCAAGGAACTGAAGGCCGCCAAGGTCGGCGACACCATCACCACCGTGCAGCGCAAGGCCGGAGCGCCGCTGCCGGGCTTCAAGGAAGTCAAGCCGCAGGTGTTCGCCGGCCTGTACCCGGTCGAAGCCAACCAGTACGAGGCGCTGCGCGAGTCGCTGGAAAAGCTGCGGCTCAACGACGCCTCGCTGATGTTCGAGCCTGAAGTCTCGCAGGCGCTGGGCTTCGGCTTCCGCTGCGGCTTCCTTGGCCTGCTGCACATGGAGATCGTGCAGGAGCGCCTGGAGCGCGAGTTCGACATGGACCTGATCACCACCGCGCCCACGGTGGTCTATCAGGTGCAGATGCGCGATGGTTCCACCGTCACCGTGGAAAACCCGGCCAAGATGCCGGACCCGAGCAAGATCGACGCCATCCTGGAGCCGATCGTTACCGTCAACCTGTACATGCCGCAGGAATATGTCGGCTCGGTGATCACGCTGTGCACGCAGAAGCGCGGCACGCAGATCAATATGAGCTACCACGGCAAGCAGGTGCAGCTGACCTACGAGATCCCGATGGCGGAAATCGTGCTCGATTTCTTCGATCGCCTGAAGTCGGTGTCGCGCGGCTATGCGTCGATGGATTACGAGTTCAAGGAATATCGGCCCTCCGACGTGGTCAAGGTCGACATCCTGATCAACAGCGACAAGGTCGATGCGCTGTCGGTGATCGTGCACCGCTCCAATTCGCAATATCGCGGGCGCGAGGTCGCCGCCAAGATGCGCGAGATCATTCCGCGCCAGATGTATGACGTGGCGATTCAGGCCGCCATCGGCTCCAATATCATCGCGCGTGAAAACGTCAAGGCGCTGCGCAAGAACGTGCTGGCCAAGTGCTACGGCGGCGATATCTCGCGCAAGAAGAAGCTGCTGGAAAAGCAGAAGGCGGGCAAGAAGCGGATGAAGCAGGTCGGCACCGTCGAGATTCCGCAGGAGGCCTTCCTGGCCATCCTGCAAGTCGACGACAAATAA
- a CDS encoding glutaredoxin family protein, translated as MAGTPALTLYGRAYCHLCEDMKVALEPLRRDFSFILHEVDVDADAALEARFGELVPVLMPGTPADLPADSSAHAAPLCHYFLDEAATRVWLAAHGATRTAR; from the coding sequence ATGGCTGGCACGCCCGCGCTGACGCTGTACGGCCGGGCGTACTGCCATCTTTGCGAAGACATGAAAGTCGCGCTGGAGCCGCTCCGGCGCGATTTTTCTTTCATCCTGCATGAAGTCGATGTCGACGCCGATGCCGCGCTGGAGGCGCGCTTTGGCGAACTGGTGCCGGTGCTGATGCCCGGCACGCCGGCGGACTTGCCGGCGGACTCGTCGGCGCATGCCGCGCCCCTTTGCCACTATTTCCTGGATGAAGCGGCGACAAGGGTATGGCTTGCCGCACATGGCGCTACGCGCACCGCCCGCTGA
- a CDS encoding DegQ family serine endoprotease, with amino-acid sequence MMFRSPALARAVVMAAMMLLGPTVAEVSHAQAAASNYNLPDFTDLVEKASPAVVNIRTTELVRQRGGVPGGDDEMAEFFRRFFGVPMPGAPAPGTPPRRGQPPQQEEQSRGVGSGFIISQDGYVMTNAHVVADAETIYVTLPDKREFKAKLIGSDKRTDVALLKVEASGLPRLPLGDSNKVRAGEWVLAIGSPFGLDNSVTAGIVSAKGRDTGDYLPFIQTDVAVNPGNSGGPLINLRGEVIGINSQIYSRSGGYMGISFAIPIDEAMRVSEQLKSSGRVTRGRIAVAIGDVTKEVADSLGLGRARGALVGSVEPGGPAEKAGIEAGDIILKFNGRDIERASDLPRMVGETKPGTRVPLQLWRKGATREVSITVTELEPDGKARARSGATPKDDSAPQAGKPNALGLVVSDLPEARLKELKLKSGVEVDVADGPALRAGIRPGDIILRLGDTDVTNARQFNELVRGLDKSRIAAVFVRRGDATQVLTLRPGAASVR; translated from the coding sequence ATGATGTTCAGATCTCCAGCCCTGGCGCGGGCCGTGGTCATGGCTGCCATGATGCTGCTCGGCCCGACCGTTGCCGAAGTCAGCCACGCCCAGGCCGCTGCCTCCAATTACAACCTACCCGACTTCACCGACCTGGTGGAGAAGGCCAGCCCGGCCGTGGTCAATATCCGCACCACCGAGCTGGTGCGCCAGCGCGGCGGCGTGCCGGGCGGCGACGACGAGATGGCCGAGTTCTTCCGCCGCTTCTTCGGCGTGCCGATGCCCGGCGCCCCGGCGCCGGGCACCCCGCCGCGCCGCGGCCAGCCGCCGCAGCAGGAAGAGCAGAGCCGCGGCGTGGGCTCGGGCTTCATCATCAGCCAGGATGGCTATGTGATGACCAACGCGCACGTGGTGGCCGACGCCGAAACCATCTACGTGACGCTGCCGGACAAGCGTGAATTCAAGGCCAAGCTGATCGGCTCCGACAAACGCACCGACGTGGCGCTGCTCAAGGTCGAGGCCAGCGGCCTGCCGCGCCTGCCGCTGGGCGATTCCAACAAGGTCCGCGCCGGCGAGTGGGTGCTTGCGATCGGCTCGCCGTTCGGGCTGGACAACAGCGTGACCGCCGGCATCGTCTCGGCCAAGGGCCGCGACACCGGCGACTACCTGCCGTTCATCCAGACCGACGTCGCGGTCAATCCCGGCAACTCCGGCGGGCCGCTGATCAACCTGCGCGGCGAAGTGATCGGCATCAACTCGCAGATCTACAGCCGCAGCGGCGGCTATATGGGGATCTCGTTCGCGATCCCGATCGACGAGGCCATGCGCGTGTCCGAGCAGCTCAAGTCCTCCGGGCGTGTGACCCGCGGCCGCATCGCCGTGGCGATCGGCGATGTGACGAAGGAAGTCGCCGATTCGCTGGGGCTGGGCCGTGCGCGCGGCGCGCTGGTCGGCAGCGTCGAGCCGGGCGGTCCTGCCGAAAAGGCCGGCATCGAGGCGGGCGACATCATCCTGAAGTTCAACGGCCGCGACATCGAGCGGGCCTCGGACCTGCCGCGCATGGTCGGCGAGACCAAGCCCGGCACGCGCGTGCCGCTGCAGCTGTGGCGCAAGGGCGCGACCCGCGAGGTCAGCATCACCGTCACCGAGCTGGAGCCGGACGGCAAGGCCCGCGCCCGCAGCGGGGCGACGCCGAAGGATGACAGCGCGCCGCAGGCCGGCAAGCCCAACGCGCTGGGCCTGGTGGTCAGCGACCTGCCCGAGGCGCGCCTGAAAGAGCTCAAGCTCAAGTCCGGCGTCGAGGTCGACGTGGCCGACGGCCCGGCGCTGCGTGCCGGCATCCGTCCGGGCGATATCATCCTGCGCCTGGGCGACACCGACGTGACCAACGCGCGCCAGTTCAACGAACTGGTGCGCGGCCTGGACAAGAGCCGTATCGCCGCGGTGTTCGTGCGGCGCGGCGACGCCACCCAGGTGCTGACGCTGCGACCCGGCGCCGCCTCGGTGCGCTGA
- a CDS encoding MucB/RseB C-terminal domain-containing protein produces MHKGGSSAYVAGAQRIRALRRSFFLALCLSAAAATAQPSDNTLNRRDATAWLNKIHKAAQRENYVGTLIYQRGSVMHASRIQHYSDLVHNEYERLETLDGKPREVLRQNDVVHSLIPEAKLVVVEKQEAKDRFPALLATNKNDVLDLYDMRKMPAERVAGMECEVFALEPHDAARYAVRLWAEKNSGLLMRAQTIGDGGKVLEQVAFSQVQIGVPSEKQRILGAIKNSSNWNHYEVTYQPTNIADEGWSIAVPLKGFQKIREVRRPLGELRTPNPGNARGQVFEVLQVVYSDGLTGLSVFIEPVSEQRARREGVAALGATQVVVRRVADFWITVVGEVPASTVRQFATAVEYRPPKTVH; encoded by the coding sequence ATGCATAAAGGAGGTTCGTCCGCCTATGTAGCGGGCGCGCAGAGAATTAGGGCCCTGCGCAGGTCCTTTTTTCTGGCCTTGTGTCTGAGCGCTGCCGCGGCCACCGCGCAGCCTTCGGACAATACGCTGAACCGACGCGACGCCACTGCCTGGCTCAACAAGATCCATAAAGCCGCCCAGCGCGAGAATTATGTCGGCACGCTGATCTACCAGCGCGGCAGCGTCATGCACGCCTCGCGCATCCAGCATTACAGCGACCTCGTCCACAACGAATACGAGCGGCTGGAAACCCTCGACGGCAAGCCGCGTGAAGTGCTGCGGCAGAACGACGTGGTGCACAGCCTGATCCCCGAAGCCAAGCTGGTGGTGGTGGAAAAGCAGGAAGCCAAGGACCGCTTCCCGGCGCTGCTCGCCACCAACAAGAACGATGTGCTGGACCTGTACGACATGCGCAAGATGCCCGCCGAGCGCGTGGCCGGCATGGAGTGCGAGGTCTTTGCGCTGGAACCTCACGATGCCGCGCGTTACGCGGTGCGCCTGTGGGCGGAAAAGAACTCCGGCCTGCTGATGCGCGCGCAGACCATTGGCGACGGCGGCAAGGTGCTGGAGCAGGTGGCGTTCTCGCAGGTGCAGATCGGGGTTCCGTCCGAGAAGCAGCGCATCCTTGGCGCGATCAAGAATTCCAGCAACTGGAACCACTATGAGGTGACCTACCAGCCCACCAATATCGCCGACGAGGGTTGGTCGATCGCGGTGCCGCTCAAGGGGTTCCAGAAGATCCGCGAGGTTCGCCGCCCGCTCGGCGAGCTGCGCACGCCCAACCCGGGCAATGCCCGCGGTCAGGTGTTCGAAGTGCTGCAGGTCGTCTACAGCGACGGGCTGACCGGCCTGTCGGTCTTTATTGAGCCGGTTTCCGAGCAACGTGCGCGCCGCGAAGGCGTGGCCGCGCTCGGTGCGACCCAGGTCGTGGTGCGCCGGGTTGCCGATTTCTGGATTACCGTGGTGGGCGAGGTGCCGGCGAGCACCGTGCGCCAGTTTGCGACGGCCGTAGAGTACCGTCCGCCCAAGACGGTACACTGA
- a CDS encoding sigma-E factor negative regulatory protein gives MGQAHKQSVHVVEAAEQISVLMDGELAPHEVDAVLDLAKGEAGISDWTTYQLIGDALRSEDLTQAGSTADFLSRFSARLEAEPHVLVPAVAQASARHRLLVRPSWVRRVMPGTAIAAAVAAVSWVVVPQLRGPATVGTPDAVVARAEQPAAGQATGIVTVAADAPQMIRDPRLDEYLRAHRTSVATDAFVPSMRTVANGANFTQENTQE, from the coding sequence ATGGGTCAGGCTCATAAGCAGTCGGTTCATGTAGTGGAAGCAGCGGAGCAGATCTCCGTATTGATGGATGGCGAACTGGCGCCGCATGAAGTCGATGCCGTGCTGGATCTCGCGAAAGGCGAGGCCGGCATTTCGGACTGGACCACATACCAGTTGATCGGCGACGCGCTGCGGTCCGAAGACCTGACGCAGGCGGGCTCCACCGCCGATTTCCTCTCGCGTTTCTCCGCGCGCCTGGAAGCCGAGCCGCACGTGCTGGTGCCGGCGGTGGCGCAGGCCAGCGCCCGCCATCGCCTGCTGGTCAGGCCGTCGTGGGTGCGCCGCGTGATGCCGGGCACCGCGATCGCCGCCGCCGTGGCCGCGGTCAGCTGGGTGGTGGTGCCGCAGTTGCGCGGTCCGGCCACGGTCGGAACGCCCGACGCTGTGGTGGCCCGTGCCGAGCAGCCGGCCGCCGGCCAGGCCACCGGCATCGTCACGGTTGCCGCGGACGCGCCGCAGATGATCCGCGACCCGCGCCTGGACGAATACCTGCGTGCGCATCGCACTTCAGTGGCAACGGATGCTTTCGTGCCGTCCATGCGCACGGTTGCCAACGGTGCGAACTTCACTCAGGAAAATACGCAGGAATAA
- the rpoE gene encoding RNA polymerase sigma factor RpoE: protein MSEREADQLLVERVQQGDKRAFELLVTKYHRKIIRLISRLVRDPAEVEDVAQDAFIKAYRALPQFRGESAFYTWLYRIAVNTAKNYLATQGRRPEASSDIDAEEAETFADGEQLRDINTPESMLHTRQVAETVNRAMEALPEELRTAITLREIEGLSYEEIAEAMGCPIGTVRSRIFRAREAIAEKLRPLLGTAEGKRW, encoded by the coding sequence GTGAGCGAACGCGAAGCCGATCAGCTCCTAGTTGAACGCGTCCAGCAGGGCGACAAGCGGGCCTTTGAACTTCTGGTGACCAAATACCATCGGAAGATCATTCGCCTGATTTCGCGCCTGGTCAGGGATCCCGCTGAAGTCGAGGATGTGGCGCAGGATGCCTTCATCAAGGCATACCGCGCCTTGCCCCAGTTCCGCGGGGAGTCGGCCTTCTACACGTGGCTGTACCGGATCGCCGTCAACACCGCCAAGAACTACCTGGCCACCCAGGGCCGCCGCCCGGAAGCGTCCAGCGATATCGATGCGGAAGAGGCTGAAACTTTTGCGGACGGTGAACAACTAAGGGATATCAATACGCCGGAGTCGATGCTCCACACGCGGCAAGTCGCCGAGACGGTGAACCGCGCGATGGAAGCACTTCCGGAAGAATTGCGGACCGCCATCACGCTGCGCGAGATCGAGGGCCTCAGCTACGAGGAAATCGCCGAAGCGATGGGATGCCCGATCGGCACGGTGCGCTCGCGGATCTTCCGCGCGCGCGAGGCGATTGCCGAGAAATTGCGCCCGCTACTGGGAACGGCAGAGGGCAAGCGGTGGTAA
- the fabF gene encoding beta-ketoacyl-ACP synthase II has translation MSRRRVVVTGLGLVSPVGNTVAEGWANLVAGKSGIATITKFDHSALSVHFAGEVKGFNAEDYIPAKEARNMDTFIHYGIAAGTQALKDSGLEVNEANAERIGVLVGSGIGGLPMIEDTHAVLSERGPRRISPFFVPGSIINMIAGHLSIIHGIKGPNLAAVTACTTGLHSIGLAARLIQAGDADAMLAGGAESTVSPLGIGGFAAARALSTRNDDPAAASRPWDKDRDGFVLGEGAGVMMLEEYESAKARGARIYAELIGFGMSGDAYHMTAPNMDGPRRCMVNALKDAGINTDQVHYLNAHGTSTPLGDKNESDAIKAAFGDQAYKMVVNSTKSMTGHLLGGAGGLESVFTVLALHHQVSPPTINLDNQDPECDLDYVANTAREMKIDVAVKNNFGFGGTNGTLVFRRA, from the coding sequence GTGAGCCGTCGTCGCGTCGTCGTCACTGGGCTTGGCCTTGTGTCTCCGGTCGGAAACACGGTTGCCGAAGGCTGGGCCAACCTGGTAGCCGGCAAGTCCGGCATCGCCACCATCACCAAATTCGATCACTCCGCGCTGTCCGTGCACTTCGCCGGCGAGGTGAAGGGTTTCAATGCCGAGGACTACATCCCGGCCAAGGAAGCCCGCAACATGGATACGTTCATCCATTACGGCATCGCGGCCGGGACGCAGGCGCTCAAGGACAGCGGCCTGGAAGTGAACGAAGCCAATGCCGAGCGCATCGGCGTGCTGGTCGGCTCGGGCATCGGCGGCCTGCCGATGATCGAGGATACCCATGCCGTGCTGAGCGAGCGGGGCCCGCGCCGGATTTCGCCGTTCTTCGTGCCTGGCTCGATCATCAACATGATCGCCGGCCACCTGTCGATCATCCACGGCATCAAGGGCCCGAACCTGGCCGCGGTGACGGCATGCACCACTGGCCTGCACAGCATCGGCCTGGCCGCCCGCCTGATCCAGGCCGGCGATGCCGACGCCATGCTGGCGGGCGGCGCCGAATCGACCGTGTCGCCGCTCGGCATCGGTGGCTTCGCCGCCGCGCGCGCGCTGTCGACCCGCAACGACGATCCGGCAGCAGCCTCGCGTCCGTGGGACAAGGACCGCGACGGCTTCGTGCTGGGCGAGGGCGCGGGCGTGATGATGCTGGAAGAGTACGAATCGGCGAAGGCGCGCGGCGCACGCATCTATGCCGAGCTGATCGGCTTCGGCATGAGCGGCGACGCCTACCACATGACCGCACCGAACATGGACGGCCCGCGCCGCTGCATGGTCAATGCGCTCAAGGATGCCGGCATCAACACCGACCAGGTGCACTACCTGAACGCGCACGGCACCTCCACGCCGCTGGGCGACAAGAACGAGTCCGATGCGATCAAGGCCGCATTCGGCGACCAGGCCTACAAGATGGTGGTGAACTCGACCAAGTCGATGACCGGCCACCTGCTGGGCGGCGCCGGTGGCCTGGAATCGGTCTTCACCGTGCTGGCGCTGCACCACCAGGTCTCGCCGCCGACGATCAACCTCGACAACCAGGATCCCGAGTGCGACCTGGACTACGTAGCCAACACGGCGCGCGAGATGAAGATCGACGTGGCGGTGAAGAACAACTTCGGTTTCGGCGGCACCAACGGCACGCTTGTTTTCCGCCGCGCCTGA
- the acpP gene encoding acyl carrier protein, translating into MDNIEQRVKKIVAEQLGVAEADIKNESSFVNDLGADSLDTVELVMALEDEFGMEIPDEEAEKITTVQQAIDYATAHVKA; encoded by the coding sequence ATGGACAATATCGAACAACGCGTCAAGAAAATCGTTGCAGAACAGCTTGGCGTGGCCGAGGCAGACATCAAGAACGAATCCTCGTTCGTGAACGATCTCGGTGCGGACTCGCTGGACACGGTTGAACTCGTGATGGCGTTGGAAGATGAATTCGGCATGGAAATTCCTGATGAGGAAGCCGAAAAGATCACGACCGTGCAACAGGCTATCGACTACGCCACCGCGCACGTCAAGGCCTAA